A genomic stretch from Gorilla gorilla gorilla isolate KB3781 chromosome 20, NHGRI_mGorGor1-v2.1_pri, whole genome shotgun sequence includes:
- the NRTN gene encoding neurturin, with product MQRWKAAALASVLCSSVLSIWMCREGLLLSHRLGPALVPLHRLPRTLDARIARLAQYRALLQGAPDAMELRELTPWAGRPPGPRRRAGPRRRRARARLGARPCGLRELEVRVSELGLGYASDETVLFRYCAGACEAAARVYDLGLRRLRQRRRLRRERVRAQPCCRPTAYEDEVSFLDAHSRYHTVHELSARECACV from the exons ATGCAGCGCTGGAAGGCGGCGGCCTTGGCCTCAGTGCTCTGCAGCTCCGTGCTGTCCATCTGGATGTGTCGAGAGGGCCTGCTTCTCAGCCACCGCCTCGGACCTGCGCTGGTCCCCCTGCACCGCCTGCCTCGAACCCTGGACGCCCGGATTGCCCGCCTGGCCCAGT ACCGTGCACTGCTGCAGGGCGCCCCGGATGCGATGGAGCTGCGCGAGCTGACGCCCTGGGCTGGGCGGCCCCCAGGTCCGCGCCGTCGGGCGGGGCCCCGGCGGCGGCGCGCGCGTGCGCGGTTGGGGGCGCGGCCTTGCGGGCTGCGCGAGCTGGAGGTGCGCGTGAGCGAGCTGGGCCTGGGCTACGCGTCCGACGAGACGGTGCTGTTCCGCTACTGCGCAGGCGCCTGCGAGGCTGCAGCGCGCGTCTACGACCTCGGGCTGCGACGACTGCGACAGCGGCGGCGCCTGCGGCGGGAGCGGGTGCGCGCGCAGCCCTGCTGCCGCCCGACGGCCTACGAGGACGAGGTGTCCTTCCTGGACGCGCACAGCCGCTACCACACGGTGCACGAGCTGTCGGCGCGCGAGTGCGCCTGCGTGTGA
- the FUT6 gene encoding 4-galactosyl-N-acetylglucosaminide 3-alpha-L-fucosyltransferase FUT6 isoform X1 yields MDPLGPAKPQWSCRCCLTTLLFQLLVAVCFFSYLRVSRDDPTVYPNGSRFPDSTGTPAHSIPLILLWTWPFNKPTALPRCSEMLPGTADCNITADRKVYPQADAVIVHHREVMYNPSAQLPRSPRRQGQRWIWFSMESPSHCWQLKAMDGYFNLTMSYRSDSDIFTPYGWLEPWSGQPAHPPLNLSTKTELVAWAVSSWGPNSARVRYYQSLQAHLKVDVYGRSHKPLPQGTMMETLSRYKFYLAFENSLHPDYITEKLWRNALEAWAVPVVLGPSRSNYERFLPPDAFIHVDDFQSPKDLARYLQELDKDHARYLSYFGWRETLRPRSFSWALAFCKACWKLQEESRTRLPEASPAWGLTCLGRSPVAASPAWGFTYLGPHFPGASPAGVFGGQVCPLPGISHAGFQERPLRKPGLLGTSPGDFAYWGPRLLGTLPAGTCSQRPSTLNLTC; encoded by the exons ATGGATCCCCTGGGCCCGGCCAAGCCACAGTGGTCGTGCCGCTGCTGTCTGACCACGCTGCTGTTTCAGCTGCTGGTGGCTGTGTGCTTCTTCTCCTATCTGCGTGTGTCTCGAGACGATCCCACTGTGTACCCTAATGGGTCCCGCTTCCCAGACAGCACAGGGACCCCCGCCCACTCCATCCCCCTGATCCTGCTGTGGACGTGGCCTTTTAACAAACCCACAGCTCTGCCCCGCTGCTCAGAGATGCTGCCTGGCACGGCCGACTGCAACATCACTGCTGACCGCAAGGTGTATCCACAGGCAGACGCGGTCATCGTGCACCACCGAGAGGTCATGTACAACCCCAGTGCCCAGCTCCCACGCTCCCCGAGGCGGCAGGGGCAGCGATGGATCTGGTTCAGCATGGAGTCCCCAAGCCACTGCTGGCAGCTGAAAGCCATGGACGGATACTTCAATCTCACCATGTCCTACCGCAGCGACTCCGACATCTTCACGCCCTACGGCTGGCTGGAGCCGTGGTCCGGCCAGCCTGCCCACCCACCGCTCAACCTCTCCACCAAGACTGAGCTGGTGGCCTGGGCGGTGTCCAGCTGGGGGCCAAACTCCGCCAGGGTGCGCTACTACCAGAGCCTGCAGGCCCATCTCAAGGTGGACGTGTACGGACGCTCCCACAAGCCCCTGCCCCAGGGAACCATGATGGAGACGCTGTCCCGGTACAAGTTCTATCTGGCCTTTGAGAACTCCTTGCACCCCGACTACATCACCGAGAAGCTGTGGAGGAACGCCCTGGAGGCCTGGGCCGTGCCCGTGGTGCTGGGCCCCAGCAGAAGCAACTATGAGAGGTTCCTGCCGCCCGACGCCTTCATCCACGTGGACGACTTCCAGAGCCCCAAGGACCTGGCCCGGTACCTGCAGGAGCTGGACAAGGACCACGCCCGCTACCTGAGCTACTTTGGCTGGCGGGAGACGCTGCGGCCTCGCTCCTTCAGCTGGGCACTGGCTTTCTGCAAGGCCTGCTGGAAACTGCAGGAGGAATCCAG GACTCGTTTGCCTGAAGCTTCACCTGCCTGGGGACTCACCTGCCTGGGACGGTCACCTGTTGCAGCTTCACCTGCCTGGGGATTCACCTACCTGGGTCCTCACTTTCCTGGGGCCTCACCTGCTGGAGTCTTTGGTGGCCAGGTATGTCCCTTACCTGGGATTTCACATGCTGGCTTCCAGGAGCGTCCCCTGCGGAAGCCTGGCCTGCTGGGGACGTCTCCTGGGGACTTTGCCTACTGGGGACCTCGGCTGTTGGGGACTTTACCTGCTGGGACCTGCTCCCAGAGACCTTCCACACTGAATCTCACCTGCTAG
- the FUT6 gene encoding 4-galactosyl-N-acetylglucosaminide 3-alpha-L-fucosyltransferase FUT6 isoform X2: MDPLGPAKPQWSCRCCLTTLLFQLLVAVCFFSYLRVSRDDPTVYPNGSRFPDSTGTPAHSIPLILLWTWPFNKPTALPRCSEMLPGTADCNITADRKVYPQADAVIVHHREVMYNPSAQLPRSPRRQGQRWIWFSMESPSHCWQLKAMDGYFNLTMSYRSDSDIFTPYGWLEPWSGQPAHPPLNLSTKTELVAWAVSSWGPNSARVRYYQSLQAHLKVDVYGRSHKPLPQGTMMETLSRYKFYLAFENSLHPDYITEKLWRNALEAWAVPVVLGPSRSNYERFLPPDAFIHVDDFQSPKDLARYLQELDKDHARYLSYFGWRETLRPRSFSWALAFCKACWKLQEESRYQTRSITAWFT; the protein is encoded by the coding sequence ATGGATCCCCTGGGCCCGGCCAAGCCACAGTGGTCGTGCCGCTGCTGTCTGACCACGCTGCTGTTTCAGCTGCTGGTGGCTGTGTGCTTCTTCTCCTATCTGCGTGTGTCTCGAGACGATCCCACTGTGTACCCTAATGGGTCCCGCTTCCCAGACAGCACAGGGACCCCCGCCCACTCCATCCCCCTGATCCTGCTGTGGACGTGGCCTTTTAACAAACCCACAGCTCTGCCCCGCTGCTCAGAGATGCTGCCTGGCACGGCCGACTGCAACATCACTGCTGACCGCAAGGTGTATCCACAGGCAGACGCGGTCATCGTGCACCACCGAGAGGTCATGTACAACCCCAGTGCCCAGCTCCCACGCTCCCCGAGGCGGCAGGGGCAGCGATGGATCTGGTTCAGCATGGAGTCCCCAAGCCACTGCTGGCAGCTGAAAGCCATGGACGGATACTTCAATCTCACCATGTCCTACCGCAGCGACTCCGACATCTTCACGCCCTACGGCTGGCTGGAGCCGTGGTCCGGCCAGCCTGCCCACCCACCGCTCAACCTCTCCACCAAGACTGAGCTGGTGGCCTGGGCGGTGTCCAGCTGGGGGCCAAACTCCGCCAGGGTGCGCTACTACCAGAGCCTGCAGGCCCATCTCAAGGTGGACGTGTACGGACGCTCCCACAAGCCCCTGCCCCAGGGAACCATGATGGAGACGCTGTCCCGGTACAAGTTCTATCTGGCCTTTGAGAACTCCTTGCACCCCGACTACATCACCGAGAAGCTGTGGAGGAACGCCCTGGAGGCCTGGGCCGTGCCCGTGGTGCTGGGCCCCAGCAGAAGCAACTATGAGAGGTTCCTGCCGCCCGACGCCTTCATCCACGTGGACGACTTCCAGAGCCCCAAGGACCTGGCCCGGTACCTGCAGGAGCTGGACAAGGACCACGCCCGCTACCTGAGCTACTTTGGCTGGCGGGAGACGCTGCGGCCTCGCTCCTTCAGCTGGGCACTGGCTTTCTGCAAGGCCTGCTGGAAACTGCAGGAGGAATCCAGGTACCAGACACGCAGCATAACGGCTTGGTTCACCTGA
- the FUT3 gene encoding 3-galactosyl-N-acetylglucosaminide 4-alpha-L-fucosyltransferase FUT3, translated as MDPLGAAKPQWPWRRCLAALLFQLLVAVCFFSYLRVSRDDATGSPRPGLMAVEPVTGAPSGSSRQDTTPTRPTLLILLWTWPFHIPVALSRCSEMVPGTADCHITADRKVYPQADTVIVHHWDIMSNPKSRLPPSPRPQGQRWIWFNLEPPPNCQHLEALDRYFNLTMSYRSDSDIFTPYGWLEPWSGQPAHQPLNLSAKTELVAWAVSNWKPDSARVRYYQSLQAHLKVDVYGRFHKPLPKGTMMETLSRYKFYLAFENSLHPDYITEKLWRNALEAWAVPVVLGPSRSNYERFLPPDAFIHVDDFQSPKDLARYLQELDKDHARYLSYFRWRETLRPRSFSWALDFCKACWKLQQESRYQTVRSIAAWFT; from the coding sequence ATGGATCCCCTGGGTGCAGCCAAGCCACAATGGCCATGGCGCCGCTGTCTGGCCGCACTGCTATTTCAGCTGCTGGTGGCTGTGTGTTTCTTCTCCTATCTGCGTGTGTCCCGAGACGATGCCACTGGATCCCCTAGGCCAGGGCTTATGGCAGTGGAACCTGTCACTGGGGCTCCCAGTGGGTCCTCCCGACAGGACACCACTCCCACCCGCCCCACCCTCCTGATCCTGCTATGGACGTGGCCTTTCCACATCCCTGTGGCTCTGTCCCGCTGTTCAGAGATGGTGCCCGGCACAGCCGACTGCCACATCACTGCCGACCGCAAGGTGTACCCACAGGCAGACACGGTCATCGTGCACCACTGGGATATCATGTCCAACCCTAAGTCACGCCTCCCACCTTCCCCGAGGCCGCAGGGGCAGCGCTGGATCTGGTTCAACTTGGAGCCACCCCCTAACTGCCAGCACCTGGAAGCCCTGGACAGATACTTCAATCTCACCATGTCCTACCGCAGCGACTCCGACATCTTCACGCCCTACGGCTGGCTGGAGCCGTGGTCCGGCCAGCCTGCCCACCAGCCGCTCAACCTCTCGGCCAAGACCGAGCTGGTGGCCTGGGCAGTGTCCAACTGGAAGCCGGACTCGGCCAGGGTGCGCTACTACCAGAGTCTGCAGGCCCATCTCAAGGTGGACGTGTACGGACGCTTCCACAAGCCCCTGCCCAAGGGAACCATGATGGAGACGCTGTCCCGGTATAAGTTCTACCTGGCCTTCGAGAACTCCTTGCACCCCGACTACATCACCGAGAAGCTGTGGAGGAACGCCCTGGAGGCCTGGGCCGTGCCCGTGGTGCTGGGCCCCAGCAGAAGCAACTATGAGAGGTTCCTGCCGCCCGACGCCTTCATCCACGTGGACGACTTCCAGAGCCCCAAGGACCTGGCCCGGTACCTGCAGGAGCTGGACAAGGACCACGCCCGCTACCTGAGCTACTTTCGCTGGCGGGAGACGCTGCGGCCTCGCTCCTTCAGCTGGGCACTGGATTTCTGCAAGGCCTGCTGGAAACTGCAGCAGGAATCCAGGTACCAGACGGTGCGTAGCATAGCGGCTTGGTTCACCTGA